A genomic window from Bubalus bubalis isolate 160015118507 breed Murrah chromosome X, NDDB_SH_1, whole genome shotgun sequence includes:
- the LOC123331824 gene encoding endogenous retrovirus group K member 13-1 Env polyprotein-like → MRYPLACVPHPYALLVGSVNIQPGLRNYDVTCNNCTLINCIRGITNQTRVLVLRQPAFVMVPVKINGSWYDERGLELWRKVEAALMRYHRGIGLIILGFVALVTLIASSITAALTLVQSVQTATFVNNLAQNVSITLGTQENIDKKLEDRLNALYDDVKVLGEEIQSIKLRLRVQCHADFRWICVTPQKYNGSITAWDNVKAHLEGIWHNENISLDLLHLHQEIMNIENAPRPDLDVAKRAESFVKELFRHVPTVNSIWYLGVAIGGLFLIILTVLFLAPCLIKKLIDDLWMIKASIYGNGLWLKEHKRVPI, encoded by the coding sequence ATGAGGTACCCTCTTGCATGTGTGCCTCACCCTTATGCTTTACTAGTAGGATCTGTAAACATACAACCTGGGTTACGAAATTATGATGTAACTTGTAACAATTGTACCTTGATTAACTGCATTAGGGGAATTACTAATCAAACTAGGGTTCTAGTCTTAAGACAGCCTGCTTTTGTTATGGTTCCTGTAAAGATTAATGGGTCTTGGTATGATGAAAGAGGACTTGAACTTTGGAGAAAAGTAGAGGCTGCTTTAATGCGTTATCATAGGGGAATAGGGTTAATAATTCTGGGATTTGTAGCTTTGGTAACCCTTATTGCTTCCTCGATTACTGCAGCCCTGACCCTGGTACAATCAGTGCAAACTGCAACTTTTGTTAATAATCTGGCACAAAATGTATCCATTACCCTGGGGACTCAAGAAAATATTGACAAAAAGCTAGAGGATCGATTAAATGCCCTTTATGATGATGTAAAAGTTTTAGGTGAAGAGATTCAAAGTATAAAGTTGAGATTACGGGTACAATGTCATGCAGATTTTCGATGGATCTGTGTTACCCCCCAAAAATATAATGGTAGTATAACTGCTTGGGATAATGTGAAAGCTCATTTAGAAGGTATTtggcataatgaaaatatttccttagatCTGCTGCATCTACATCAGGAAATAATGAACATTGAAAATGCACCTAGACCTGATTTGGATGTTGCAAAAAGAGCTGAGTCTTTTGTTAAAGAACTTTTTCGACATGTACCTACTGTCAATAGTATTTGGTACTTGGGAGTGGCCATAGGAGgactattcttaataattttaactgttttatttcttgcaccttgtttaattaaaaaactgattgATGATCTATGGATGATAAAGGCTTCCATCTATGGAAATGGTCTGTGGTTAAAGGAACATAAGCGTGTgcctatataa